One genomic segment of Aquipluma nitroreducens includes these proteins:
- a CDS encoding DUF3788 family protein: MEPIVLTDPNVQPTEELIFSIIGENSVYWEQLIEYVYENHFDITEEWRFYNDGKSWLYRALRKKKTLYWAGIIKDTFRISFWFGDKAEPVIEASILPENMKEQFRNAKRYAHSRAVSIEVRSPEDFENVVKLLELKVKLK, encoded by the coding sequence ATGGAACCCATCGTATTAACCGACCCCAACGTACAGCCAACCGAAGAACTAATCTTTTCTATCATTGGCGAAAACAGCGTTTACTGGGAACAACTAATTGAATACGTCTACGAAAATCATTTCGACATTACCGAAGAATGGCGGTTCTACAACGATGGTAAAAGTTGGTTATACCGGGCTCTCCGGAAGAAAAAGACGCTTTATTGGGCTGGAATCATAAAAGATACATTCCGGATAAGTTTTTGGTTTGGCGATAAAGCTGAACCCGTAATTGAGGCAAGTATACTTCCTGAAAACATGAAGGAACAATTTCGAAATGCCAAACGATATGCCCATAGCCGCGCTGTATCTATTGAGGTGCGCTCGCCTGAAGATTTCGAAAATGTGGTGAAACTTCTCGAATTGAAAGTAAAGCTGAAGTAA
- the queA gene encoding tRNA preQ1(34) S-adenosylmethionine ribosyltransferase-isomerase QueA, with the protein MKLSKFKYDLPEELIALHPAPNRDESKLLVLNRATGKIEHKIFKDIVDYFGDDDVLIFNDTKVFPARLYGNKEKTGAEIEVFLLRELNREQRLWDVLVDPARKIRIGNKLYFGEDDLLVAEVIDNTTSRGRTLRFLFDGPYDEFKKTLYGLGETPLPKFIKRTVQPEDKDRYQTIFAKNEGAVAAPTAGLHFSRELMKRMEINGVKFSYVTLHVGLGNFRSVDVEDLTKHKMDSEQIWISEEACQIVNTARDAKKNICAVGTTVMRTIESSVSTQGHLKPYEGWTNKFIFPPYEFSVANRMITNFHLPLSTLQMMVAGFAGYDNLMKAYKEAIKEKYRFGTYGDAMLIL; encoded by the coding sequence ATGAAATTATCAAAGTTTAAATACGATTTACCTGAAGAATTAATTGCGTTGCATCCTGCTCCTAACAGAGATGAGTCAAAACTATTGGTCTTGAATCGTGCAACCGGCAAAATTGAACACAAGATATTTAAGGATATTGTTGATTATTTTGGGGATGATGATGTACTAATTTTCAATGATACCAAAGTATTTCCGGCCCGTTTGTATGGCAACAAGGAAAAAACAGGCGCTGAAATCGAGGTTTTCCTGTTACGTGAGTTGAACCGCGAACAACGCCTTTGGGATGTATTGGTCGACCCTGCCCGTAAAATTCGTATTGGAAACAAACTGTATTTTGGCGAGGACGATTTATTGGTTGCCGAAGTTATTGATAACACAACTTCCAGAGGACGTACATTGAGGTTTTTATTCGACGGACCATACGACGAGTTCAAGAAAACGCTTTATGGTTTAGGCGAAACTCCGCTTCCCAAATTCATTAAGCGTACCGTTCAACCTGAAGATAAGGATCGCTATCAGACTATTTTTGCAAAGAACGAAGGTGCCGTTGCCGCTCCAACTGCCGGATTGCATTTCAGCCGCGAACTGATGAAACGCATGGAAATTAATGGAGTTAAATTCAGCTATGTTACCCTTCACGTTGGACTAGGAAATTTCAGAAGTGTTGATGTTGAAGATTTGACCAAACACAAGATGGACTCCGAACAAATCTGGATTTCGGAAGAAGCCTGCCAGATAGTAAATACTGCCCGTGATGCCAAGAAAAATATATGTGCTGTTGGAACAACCGTAATGCGCACCATCGAAAGTTCGGTATCGACCCAGGGACATTTAAAACCATATGAAGGCTGGACCAATAAATTTATCTTCCCTCCATATGAATTTAGTGTGGCTAACCGGATGATTACCAATTTTCATTTACCACTTTCAACACTTCAGATGATGGTTGCCGGTTTCGCCGGATACGATAACCTGATGAAAGCCTACAAAGAAGCAATCAAGGAAAAATACCGTTTCGGGACTTATGGCGATGCCATGCTGATTCTGTAA
- a CDS encoding dihydrodipicolinate synthase family protein, translating into MKFEWKGVFPAVTTKFTADDQLDFEAFDLNLNAQLEAGVDGIILGGSLGEASTLLPEEKDALLVHTVKAVAGKVPVLMNVAEQSTKAAVAAAISARNNGADGLMLLPPMRYTSDDRETVTFLRTVAQATELPIILYNNPADYKIWISPEMFHQLEDLPTIQAVKESTRDISNITRMKNEFGDRIAVLTGVDTLGMESLLMGADGWVAGLVCAFPRETVAIYRLIKAGKIQEALKIYRWFLPVLELDVSTKLVQNIKLAETLTGLGNENVRAPRLPLVGAERERILTILNKALAVRPELPDYLNL; encoded by the coding sequence ATGAAGTTCGAATGGAAAGGGGTTTTTCCCGCAGTAACAACCAAATTTACGGCTGATGATCAACTGGATTTTGAAGCCTTCGACCTGAACCTGAACGCTCAACTCGAAGCTGGAGTGGATGGAATCATTCTGGGCGGATCGCTTGGAGAAGCAAGCACTTTGCTTCCTGAAGAAAAAGATGCATTACTTGTGCATACTGTTAAGGCTGTTGCCGGGAAAGTGCCGGTATTGATGAATGTTGCCGAGCAGTCAACTAAAGCGGCTGTTGCAGCAGCAATCAGTGCCCGCAATAACGGCGCCGACGGTTTGATGCTTTTACCACCGATGCGCTACACTTCCGACGACCGCGAAACGGTAACTTTCCTGCGTACCGTTGCTCAGGCAACCGAGTTGCCAATCATTCTGTACAACAATCCGGCCGATTACAAAATCTGGATTTCTCCTGAAATGTTCCATCAGTTGGAAGATCTGCCAACCATTCAGGCTGTGAAAGAATCGACCCGCGACATTTCGAATATCACCCGAATGAAAAACGAATTTGGCGACCGCATTGCTGTTTTAACTGGTGTGGATACCCTTGGAATGGAAAGCCTGCTAATGGGCGCCGATGGCTGGGTGGCTGGTTTGGTTTGCGCTTTCCCGCGCGAAACGGTTGCGATTTATCGCCTGATTAAAGCCGGAAAAATTCAGGAAGCCCTGAAAATTTACCGCTGGTTTTTGCCTGTTCTCGAACTCGACGTTTCAACCAAACTGGTGCAGAACATTAAGTTGGCTGAAACACTGACCGGACTGGGGAATGAAAATGTACGCGCACCTCGACTTCCTTTGGTTGGCGCCGAACGCGAACGAATCCTGACCATTTTAAACAAAGCGCTGGCTGTACGCCCAGAGCTACCCGACTATCTGAACCTTTAA
- a CDS encoding YfhO family protein, with product MDTKNLLRKSGPYILAIVLFLVISVIYFSPVLEGKRLQSSDGAQFKGMSKEIVDYRNATGKEALWSNNMFSGMPAYLTSTIYSGELISKIQKSVTAISQPVMILTLSFSFFFMLCILLDMGVWTAFAASLAYGFMTFTFVVMVTGHLTKAHALTYTSLIVAGILLAFKKNKIGGSLMAAIGLSLMLSANHLQMTYYAAILSLVIGITYLIYAIREKTLPDFSKTAGLLLIAVLFAVGTNFSRLYTTYEYGKYSIRSQSELSLNNENKSSGLDKEYILDYSYDLGEAMTAFIPRFKGGGMSEPLTTSSETYKFLAEAQGADKAKKMVQSGMPMYWGSQPISGAPFYFGAVLCFLFVLGIFLVKGKDKWWLVAVFVFSLLLSLGKNFSFLTNIMLDYFPGYNKFRDVKNIIVIEQFSMALLGALAIKEVYQRKISSVEFMNGLKYAFGITGGLALIFAIIPGLAGSFSGSTDAQYLKMGYPQQFIDALIADRQSALRIDAFRSFIFVLLAAAGLWAYWNNKIKAQYAIILWVGLVAIDMWPIDKKYFNNDNFTSKKEVAVPFQEMPVDKEIKKDKDLYYRVLNLQNPMADARTSFFHKSIGGYHGAKMKRYNELYSYAIEPEMRSLISAFQKPESIDSAMALLPVINMLNTKYYIYDLNQPPLPNTHALGNAWFVKSAKVVDSADQEVTSMKNFDPKSTAIVNKSFDKGLGGFTSGSGEGEIKLTEYQPNDLKYEATVNSGSQLAVFSEIYYPKGWKSFIDGKETPHIQVDYVLRGLVIPAGKHQVEFKFEPSSYYLGNKVSLASSILLLLAIGGYLFYSFKMKN from the coding sequence ATGGATACAAAAAATCTCCTTCGTAAATCAGGACCTTATATCCTTGCTATTGTGTTGTTTCTGGTTATCAGCGTGATCTATTTCTCGCCTGTTTTGGAAGGAAAAAGGTTGCAAAGTTCTGACGGAGCTCAATTTAAAGGCATGTCGAAAGAAATTGTCGATTACCGCAATGCAACCGGGAAAGAAGCGCTTTGGTCGAACAATATGTTCTCCGGAATGCCTGCCTATCTGACTTCAACAATTTATTCGGGCGAGTTAATTTCGAAGATACAGAAATCAGTTACCGCAATTTCACAACCGGTAATGATTCTTACCCTGAGCTTTTCGTTCTTTTTCATGCTTTGTATTTTATTGGATATGGGCGTATGGACAGCGTTTGCAGCCAGTTTAGCCTATGGTTTTATGACCTTTACTTTCGTGGTAATGGTCACAGGGCACTTAACCAAGGCGCACGCATTAACTTATACCTCGCTTATTGTTGCCGGAATTTTGCTTGCCTTCAAGAAAAATAAAATCGGCGGAAGTTTGATGGCCGCTATTGGTTTATCGCTGATGTTGAGCGCCAACCACTTGCAAATGACTTATTATGCGGCTATTCTTTCTCTGGTCATAGGAATTACATATTTGATTTATGCCATCAGGGAAAAAACCCTTCCCGATTTTTCCAAAACAGCAGGACTTTTATTGATTGCCGTTTTATTTGCGGTAGGCACCAATTTCTCACGTTTATATACCACTTACGAATACGGAAAATATTCAATCCGGAGTCAGTCTGAATTAAGCCTGAATAATGAAAACAAATCGAGTGGTCTCGATAAAGAATACATTCTCGATTACAGCTACGATTTGGGAGAAGCCATGACCGCATTTATTCCACGGTTCAAAGGTGGTGGCATGAGCGAACCGTTGACTACAAGTTCTGAAACCTATAAATTTCTGGCTGAGGCTCAGGGAGCTGACAAAGCAAAAAAAATGGTGCAAAGCGGAATGCCGATGTATTGGGGAAGTCAGCCTATTTCAGGAGCCCCGTTCTATTTTGGCGCAGTCTTGTGCTTCCTTTTTGTACTCGGGATTTTTCTGGTAAAAGGGAAGGACAAATGGTGGCTGGTCGCAGTTTTCGTCTTTTCACTGCTGTTGTCGCTTGGAAAGAATTTTTCCTTCCTAACTAACATCATGCTCGACTATTTCCCCGGATACAACAAATTCAGGGATGTAAAAAATATCATTGTCATTGAGCAGTTTTCTATGGCTTTGCTGGGCGCGCTTGCCATTAAAGAAGTTTATCAGCGTAAAATTTCTTCAGTAGAATTTATGAACGGGCTGAAATATGCCTTCGGAATTACTGGTGGACTGGCTTTGATATTTGCCATTATTCCGGGTTTGGCTGGTAGTTTCTCCGGAAGTACTGATGCTCAATATCTGAAAATGGGATATCCGCAACAGTTTATTGATGCCTTAATTGCTGACCGTCAATCGGCTCTTCGTATCGATGCTTTCCGTTCTTTTATCTTTGTACTGCTTGCTGCTGCCGGTTTGTGGGCCTACTGGAACAATAAAATAAAAGCGCAATATGCCATCATTTTATGGGTTGGTCTTGTTGCAATCGATATGTGGCCGATAGACAAAAAATACTTCAATAACGATAATTTTACTTCGAAAAAAGAAGTAGCCGTTCCTTTTCAGGAAATGCCGGTTGATAAGGAAATAAAGAAAGACAAAGATTTATATTACCGCGTTCTGAATCTTCAGAATCCAATGGCCGATGCGCGTACTTCATTCTTCCACAAATCGATTGGTGGATACCATGGTGCAAAAATGAAACGCTACAACGAACTTTACAGTTATGCCATAGAGCCTGAAATGCGCTCACTAATTTCCGCGTTCCAAAAGCCTGAATCAATTGATTCGGCGATGGCCCTGCTGCCTGTGATTAATATGCTGAACACGAAATATTACATCTACGATTTGAATCAGCCACCGTTGCCAAATACTCATGCTTTAGGGAATGCATGGTTCGTAAAATCAGCCAAAGTGGTCGACAGCGCCGATCAGGAAGTCACTTCAATGAAAAATTTCGACCCGAAATCGACAGCCATTGTAAATAAAAGCTTCGACAAAGGCTTAGGCGGCTTTACTTCTGGTTCAGGAGAAGGCGAGATAAAACTTACCGAATATCAGCCCAATGACCTGAAATACGAAGCTACCGTGAACAGTGGATCGCAGCTGGCTGTTTTCTCTGAAATTTATTACCCTAAAGGTTGGAAAAGCTTTATCGATGGTAAGGAAACTCCGCATATTCAGGTTGACTATGTGCTTCGCGGATTGGTTATTCCTGCAGGAAAACATCAGGTTGAGTTTAAATTTGAGCCAAGCTCTTATTATTTAGGAAATAAAGTTTCATTGGCCAGTTCAATTTTGCTTCTTTTGGCAATTGGCGGATATTTGTTTTATAGTTTTAAAATGAAAAATTAA
- a CDS encoding cell division protein FtsX, whose product MAGKAQHQKLNKRIFRSYLTSTISISMVLFLIGMLGVVLLNAERLAKYVRENIGFTLVLKDDVPENEIADLLKSLKAANFVKEAEYIDKATAAERLKTELGEDFTGFLGYNPLLSSVDVKLNADFATPEQLVILEKRFMEYPQIKEVSYQHDMVKIINENVQKIGLILIFFSVLLLVIFFALINNTIRISIYSQRFIINTMLMVGATDSFIRAPFVKRSIKYGLIGALAANLVLFMLMMSYASELTGIISLDDFTIFGIVFASVLFLGILISWSSTYMAVNKFIRLKFDELYY is encoded by the coding sequence ATGGCAGGCAAAGCGCAGCATCAAAAGCTGAACAAACGGATTTTCAGGTCATACTTGACCTCTACAATCAGTATTTCGATGGTTTTGTTCCTGATCGGCATGCTTGGAGTTGTATTGCTCAATGCCGAACGGCTTGCCAAATATGTCCGCGAAAACATTGGTTTTACGCTCGTGTTAAAAGATGATGTACCGGAAAACGAAATTGCCGATCTGTTGAAATCTCTAAAAGCTGCCAACTTTGTAAAAGAGGCTGAATACATTGATAAAGCTACTGCCGCAGAAAGATTAAAGACCGAATTGGGTGAGGATTTTACGGGTTTTCTGGGATATAATCCTTTGCTTTCCTCGGTTGATGTGAAGTTGAATGCCGATTTTGCCACTCCGGAACAACTGGTTATTCTTGAAAAAAGATTCATGGAATATCCTCAGATAAAGGAAGTATCGTATCAGCACGATATGGTTAAGATTATCAACGAAAACGTACAGAAGATCGGTCTGATTTTGATTTTTTTCTCGGTTCTTTTGTTAGTTATCTTTTTTGCGCTCATTAACAATACCATCCGGATTTCGATTTACTCCCAACGATTCATTATCAATACCATGCTGATGGTTGGCGCCACCGACAGTTTTATCCGGGCTCCTTTTGTCAAGAGAAGTATAAAATATGGACTCATTGGAGCTTTAGCCGCTAATTTGGTTCTGTTTATGCTCATGATGTCATATGCTTCGGAGTTGACGGGCATTATAAGTTTGGATGATTTTACGATTTTTGGGATTGTGTTTGCCTCTGTTTTGTTTTTGGGCATATTAATTTCATGGAGTTCAACCTATATGGCAGTTAATAAATTCATTAGGCTAAAGTTTGACGAATTGTATTACTGA
- a CDS encoding AraC family transcriptional regulator, whose product MKILAFKIAKPVNESVWVQNDHLPHLYDILHQHDEFQITLIQESTGNVIAGNRICEFNAGDIFVFGTKLPHAFRNDAAYYHLENQLQARALSVYFEWTVFGATFWDLPETKLLSDFVKKAERGIYYPGNSHPEIAESIEKLAKVNETERMIMLFTVLNQLATSAKCVVLSNEGTYNKLNETDEKRLDAVYRFTLKEYYRPVSLEEIAGIANMTVNSFCRYFKTRTRKSYLDFLTEFRIGQACKLLQQEEYSIADVGFRVGFGNLSNFNRKFKELNGCTPKEYRLRLRL is encoded by the coding sequence ATGAAAATTCTAGCATTCAAAATAGCAAAGCCAGTTAATGAGTCGGTTTGGGTTCAAAATGATCATCTCCCACATTTGTATGATATTCTGCACCAGCACGATGAATTTCAAATTACCTTAATTCAGGAAAGTACAGGAAACGTGATTGCAGGTAACCGAATCTGCGAGTTTAATGCCGGAGATATTTTTGTCTTTGGAACCAAATTACCACATGCTTTCCGAAACGATGCTGCGTATTATCATTTGGAGAATCAGCTTCAGGCAAGGGCGCTTTCAGTTTATTTTGAATGGACAGTATTTGGCGCCACATTTTGGGATCTTCCTGAAACCAAATTGTTGAGTGACTTTGTGAAAAAAGCAGAGCGGGGAATTTATTATCCCGGAAACTCTCATCCTGAAATTGCTGAAAGTATTGAAAAACTAGCCAAAGTGAACGAGACCGAACGGATGATTATGCTGTTCACCGTTTTAAACCAATTGGCAACTTCGGCTAAATGCGTGGTTTTATCGAACGAAGGAACTTACAACAAGCTGAACGAAACTGACGAAAAAAGGCTGGATGCGGTTTACCGATTCACATTAAAAGAATACTACCGGCCAGTGAGCCTGGAAGAAATTGCGGGAATTGCCAATATGACGGTCAACTCGTTTTGCAGGTATTTCAAAACCCGGACCCGCAAATCGTACCTCGATTTTCTGACTGAGTTTCGAATCGGGCAGGCTTGCAAATTGCTTCAGCAAGAAGAGTATAGTATTGCAGATGTAGGGTTCCGGGTAGGATTTGGAAATTTATCGAACTTCAACCGGAAATTCAAAGAGTTAAATGGCTGCACTCCCAAAGAGTATCGCTTAAGATTACGACTTTAA
- a CDS encoding DUF3098 domain-containing protein, whose translation MKDLDNMEGFALGKENLKLMVIGLVIIVFGFLLMTGGKASSPSTFNPEIFSFRRITLAPMVVLFGFLFEIYAIMKKPKSEK comes from the coding sequence ATGAAAGATTTAGACAATATGGAAGGCTTTGCCTTAGGCAAAGAAAACCTAAAATTAATGGTTATTGGCTTGGTCATTATTGTGTTTGGTTTTCTTCTCATGACAGGAGGAAAAGCGAGTAGTCCATCTACTTTTAATCCTGAAATTTTTAGCTTCAGGAGAATAACCTTGGCACCAATGGTCGTTCTCTTCGGCTTTCTTTTCGAGATTTATGCCATTATGAAAAAACCTAAATCAGAGAAATAA
- a CDS encoding four helix bundle protein → MANIEKFEDIKSWQLARELCKLIHFFTQKDLFSKDYRLVGQVKGSSGSIMDNIAEGFERNGRREFIQFLSIAKGSSGELRSQLYRSYDNKYITNEEFDQAIQLCEEVSKLISGFMVYLNQTEIKGVKYK, encoded by the coding sequence ATGGCTAATATTGAAAAGTTTGAAGACATTAAATCATGGCAACTTGCTCGTGAGCTTTGTAAACTAATTCATTTTTTTACGCAGAAAGATTTATTTTCAAAAGATTATCGACTTGTTGGTCAGGTAAAAGGATCTTCAGGATCCATTATGGATAATATTGCTGAAGGGTTTGAACGAAATGGAAGAAGGGAGTTTATTCAATTCTTGTCGATAGCAAAAGGCTCTTCAGGCGAATTGCGATCTCAGCTATATAGATCATACGACAATAAATATATTACAAATGAAGAATTTGATCAGGCAATCCAATTATGTGAAGAAGTAAGTAAATTGATAAGTGGTTTTATGGTATACCTTAATCAGACAGAAATTAAGGGGGTTAAATACAAGTGA
- the truB gene encoding tRNA pseudouridine(55) synthase TruB produces the protein MGKSIEEYDFEKGEILLFDKELDWTSFDLVRKLRNFLCRRTGVKKLKVGHAGTLDPKATGLMIVCTGKETKNIDQIQAKEKEYVATIKLGATTPSYDLETAENETFPTDHLTPELIQKALERFIGENDQVPPLFSAIKIEGKRAYEHARKGSDMVLAPKKITISELELLNFSKQEIKLRVVCSKGTYIRALARDLGIELASGAYLVGLIRTRIGDLKLEDAWNVQDFIENFTPNETN, from the coding sequence ATGGGTAAATCCATTGAAGAGTACGATTTTGAAAAGGGAGAGATTCTTCTCTTTGATAAAGAATTGGATTGGACATCTTTTGATCTGGTAAGGAAACTTCGCAATTTTCTTTGCCGCAGAACCGGGGTTAAAAAATTAAAAGTTGGTCACGCCGGAACACTCGATCCGAAAGCTACTGGTTTAATGATCGTTTGTACCGGAAAAGAAACGAAGAACATCGATCAAATTCAGGCAAAGGAAAAAGAATACGTGGCAACCATTAAACTTGGAGCAACAACGCCATCATACGATTTGGAAACGGCTGAAAACGAGACTTTTCCTACAGACCATCTCACCCCTGAACTTATACAAAAGGCATTAGAGCGTTTTATCGGCGAAAACGATCAGGTTCCGCCTTTATTTAGCGCAATAAAAATTGAGGGGAAAAGGGCATATGAACATGCACGAAAAGGTAGCGACATGGTACTTGCTCCAAAAAAAATTACAATCTCCGAATTGGAATTGTTAAATTTTTCCAAACAGGAAATAAAGCTGAGAGTTGTTTGCAGTAAAGGGACTTACATCAGGGCATTGGCTCGCGATTTGGGTATCGAACTTGCAAGTGGTGCTTATCTTGTGGGTTTAATAAGGACCAGAATTGGAGATCTGAAATTGGAAGATGCCTGGAATGTGCAAGATTTTATAGAAAATTTTACACCAAACGAAACTAATTGA
- a CDS encoding aldehyde dehydrogenase (NADP(+)) gives MIHGKNFIGSELSAEGSGSFQTFSPLNLTELPELFVEATKMETELAVAKACEAYKIYKKKSGKEKAAFLRAIADEIELLGPELIGRACAESGLPEGRITGERGRTVGQLRLFASVLEDGSWVEASIDPAMPERKPMARPDIRKMLQSVGPVVVFTASNFPLAFSTAGGDTASALAAGNPVIVKVHPYHAGTNELVAGAIIRAAQKTDMPDGVFSSLNAFDFSVGQALVLHPEVKSVAFTGSFVGGKSLYELAQKREEPIPVFAEMGSVNPVLLLPEKVKENTAKLAATIAGSINLGAGQFCTNPGVLIALKSEETEVFKTELANQISQLLPEKMLHQNISKNFERKAKYIFENKEVAKLAESEKLSAELQGRPVVARVSGADFIANPNLAEEIFGPFSLLIECDGTNELTEVVKAFRGQLTASVIGTSGDITTFRDQIELLQEVVGRLIFNGMPTGVEVGYSMQHGGPFPASTDGRFTSIGVDAIKRFVRPVAFQDAPDGYLPDELKNANPLNIWRRVDGQLTKEPIKN, from the coding sequence ATGATTCACGGAAAAAACTTTATCGGCAGCGAATTGTCGGCAGAAGGTTCTGGAAGTTTTCAGACTTTTAGCCCGCTAAACCTGACAGAATTACCAGAGCTGTTTGTTGAGGCTACCAAAATGGAAACAGAGCTGGCAGTTGCTAAGGCCTGCGAAGCATATAAAATCTACAAAAAGAAAAGTGGAAAAGAAAAGGCCGCGTTTCTTCGCGCCATTGCCGATGAAATTGAGCTTTTAGGGCCCGAACTGATTGGGCGAGCCTGTGCAGAATCGGGTTTGCCCGAAGGCCGTATCACAGGTGAGCGTGGCCGAACTGTGGGTCAGCTTCGGCTATTTGCCTCAGTTTTGGAGGACGGTTCGTGGGTCGAAGCATCTATTGATCCGGCAATGCCTGAACGCAAACCAATGGCTCGTCCAGATATCCGCAAAATGCTTCAGTCGGTTGGCCCGGTAGTGGTTTTTACCGCGAGCAATTTCCCATTGGCATTTTCAACGGCTGGTGGCGATACAGCTTCGGCTCTTGCTGCCGGAAATCCGGTTATCGTTAAAGTTCATCCGTACCATGCCGGAACCAACGAATTGGTTGCCGGCGCCATTATTCGGGCAGCACAAAAAACCGATATGCCCGATGGAGTATTCTCTTCGCTAAACGCATTCGATTTTTCCGTGGGGCAGGCGCTTGTCCTTCATCCTGAAGTGAAATCAGTAGCTTTTACCGGTTCTTTCGTTGGGGGAAAAAGTTTGTACGAGTTGGCTCAAAAACGCGAAGAGCCCATTCCTGTTTTTGCTGAAATGGGTAGCGTGAACCCCGTTTTGCTCCTTCCTGAGAAAGTGAAAGAAAATACTGCAAAACTGGCCGCCACCATTGCCGGATCAATCAACTTGGGAGCCGGACAGTTTTGTACCAATCCGGGAGTTTTGATCGCGTTGAAATCAGAAGAAACCGAAGTGTTTAAAACTGAATTGGCCAATCAGATCAGTCAGCTTTTGCCTGAAAAAATGTTGCACCAAAACATCAGCAAAAATTTTGAGCGAAAGGCCAAATACATTTTCGAAAACAAAGAAGTAGCGAAATTGGCCGAATCGGAAAAACTTTCTGCTGAATTACAGGGACGACCAGTTGTTGCAAGAGTTTCAGGTGCTGATTTTATTGCCAACCCCAATTTGGCCGAAGAAATATTTGGCCCGTTTTCGCTCCTTATCGAATGCGATGGAACGAATGAATTGACTGAAGTCGTGAAAGCCTTCCGGGGGCAATTAACCGCTTCGGTAATTGGAACTTCCGGCGATATTACAACTTTCAGGGATCAAATTGAATTGCTTCAGGAAGTGGTTGGCCGTTTGATTTTTAACGGAATGCCTACTGGTGTTGAGGTTGGTTATTCGATGCAGCACGGCGGCCCGTTCCCGGCTTCAACCGATGGCCGTTTTACCTCGATTGGCGTTGATGCCATCAAGCGGTTTGTCCGGCCAGTCGCATTTCAGGATGCCCCAGATGGCTATTTGCCTGACGAATTAAAAAATGCCAATCCGCTCAACATCTGGCGCCGGGTTGACGGACAATTAACTAAAGAACCCATTAAAAATTAA